CTCGCGATGAGCCTCTCTGCGACGAGGCAGTTGGCTAGAAGCATCAACTCCTCAATCAACGTGTGCGACCGCGAGTGCTGAAAAcacagcgaaggaaacgtATTTATTTGCAGCACCGACGACGTGATTCGTGACGCGTGTAGTCGTGAAGGCGGCGTTGATTTTAAAGTCGAAAGCTCCACCTCCGGACCACGCCGACGAAACCTGTCAAGCTGGAAGGTACAGAACCATCTCCAGCCAGGTACACCCCAACTCACCTTGACACCTacgtatatatttatatatatttatatacacatttatatataagTCGATAGAGCGATGCGTGGAGAGAGCGGTCCATCTCAGTCGACAGGCATAAAATTCTAGTATAAATACAGATCATCCGAcaggcacgcatgcatctgaccatatatatatatatatatatatatagagagagagagagagagacagggacggcGAGGTACAAATGTAGAGAGCGTGGGCGCAGCGCGTGGAAGTGTTTCGTCTCACCTCCTCAAGGTGCCAGCCTGTGGGTCTCGATCGGGCGTCCACCGCGAAGCGGAGAGTCGCTTTGTGTAGGAGCAGCGAACCGTTCTGGAGGCAAACCGCGGatgaaagagacacagctAAATTCCCACAGgcctcgcgccgctcgcttcgagagaagcgcagcactctgagagaaaccgaaaagcacagagcggagagagacaaacggagacagaggaaagaggaagataGAGAAAAAGGtacaggaaggagaaagagagacagcgagagagagagagcgagataacgagagaagaaagagagaactgtcagaagcagagagaaaacgcgaggaagaaaaccggAACGCGCGTGAAAAAACTTGAAAGACGTTtccacagagaaaacgggcaGCAACGCGAAAGCAACGCAGGGTTGAGAGGGCCCCGGAAACGCGTCTCGAAGTGAGCTTAGACGACCTGGCTCCCCTCGCGTGATTCGTTCTGCGTCTCACCGCAAATCGCTTTTTTCGAATTCCCACAGTCAAGGTGTCGAGCAGTTTCAGGTCCTCGACGACAGCTTTCCAGGAGACGTCTACACCACTgcgttcgtctcccttttccttcgttgGCGtccgttcgccttcttctgggAGTTGGTCTTTGCCGCCTTCATCGTCTTTtcgcgtcgtcgccgcgtctctgccgcacTCGCAGCACGCCGTGCACCGCCCGCAGCAGATGCACTTTTCCAGAACTTgtgcgcgaggcgcgaaaggaaacgaagagggagaacccTCGCCATTCCCTGCCTCAGCGGGAGGCTCCGGAGACGcacgagacgcaggagaggcgtCTGCAGAACGGCCGAGGCTGGCTGGAGAGCGGGAGGACGACGCTCGcgacgagacggcgacgaagcagCCGCAAGTCCCTAGGGTGAGGGACGCGGATGACGCGCAGGGCGATgcgagaggaggccgagCGTCGGGGGGGAAATCGCCGCCATCAATCAAAACCTGGACCTGAAAAGAACACAACCATAATTTGCGCAGGCGGGGCAGTAGACTCGGCTCATCCACCCACACACAAAAACGTCTGTAGTGAACGCGTTTCGCGCGCATCTCCTCGTGATGGATGCTTGTGTACCCAACCCCTTTTTTTGGCGGCTTATCACACATCAAAAACGCGTGTTTTTTCAGTCGATTGGCAACGCCTCTGACGCCTGTGGACCCTTGCCTGCTCGTAGTTGAACCGGCAACAGCTCTCCATCACCTGCgaaaaggcgcagaaaaggcgaaagagcggAGAACGAACAGGGTCGGCAAAGGCATCTACAAacactggagaagaaaggctgTGACTGTGGCacggtggagaggaaaactgGAAGCCTGGCGCCGGACGCTGACCGCTTTGCTCACCGATTTGTAGAACCTCGGGCGCCAGGCCTTGACGAGAGATCCGTCTTTGCGGACTCGGAACGTGACAGAAAAAGTCAGCTTCGGAGACCCGAGATGGAGACTGCGAAAAGAATTTTCAAATTCACCTCGCGGCCACCATGCGGGACGTTGACGGAACCccgcggcgagaaaacgaaacgggagagaccACGGACACGCCCAAAAACGCACGCTCGGtccgaggaaacgcgagagcgggagactccctcttctttgcaAGGCCATCCGTGATGCTTTTTCTCGGGAGGATTTCTGCAcccttcgcttcgctcccACACACGTTCACCCgcttgttttcttctccgcagcAACTCTCACGCGTTCCCGCTAAAGGTGCCTGCAtgccctctctcttcttcgtccgcctctccctcttgtttttcaccatcttttctctcttctctctcttcctccgcttctgcctcttcttccgatgtttctccctcgtctttctcttgatgtctcgttttttctgtcgcagGTTTGTCTCAGCGTTTGCCCGCGCTCACCTGCAAAGCGAGTCGCAGAGCGCTCGCGGGAGCATGGGGAACACGACGTGGGTCAGGTACCTGGGCGACAGAGGCCAAACGGAGAGCGAATCCGAAACCAAGAAACACCCAGGCAGCGAGGGGACGCAACGGGCGAGCACGACACAGACGACACGCATTTGTGAAACGGGAAAGCTGAGACTCCGCCGCTTCACTGCGCATtgccggtgtctctcgacacgcgtgcgcgcgtcaggcgcgcgtctctcccgtctttccgtttctttcccaaGTGGTAACGCCGTCGCAAGTCTCACAGATCGACAAAGAGGCCTCGCGGGATTCGCGCGAGTCTTCGCAAAAacgtcgcctctctcccacACTGATCGCAGGGGCGAGACGGTTCTCACGGGCAAGCCGAGAAGCGACGTTTCCGAGACACTTCTTCAGCGATTCGGACTCaaggaaagcgaaacgaTGCGATGGAGACAGAACATGCGAGTTACGGCGGAaacaggaggaaaagagcgcGAAGCTCTGGAAGTCGGGAAGACGATGGAGACGTGCCAAGCGGCCCTCATGCACGCGAGTGCGTGTCTTTGTcccgaggaaagaggacggagagaaccgACAGCAACAAGGCACATGGGTGCGCGAGCGAAGCCCGCACAAGATGAAAGACACCAACGAGGAGCGCGCGCGTTCTCGAGCACAGCTTACACAGCGGTgcatcgctctctcgcctcctcgtcggtTCTGCAGAGCGGCCTGAGGAAATGGCCGACGTCGGCGATGTGCACGCCGATTTCGAATTCTGGAGCCTTCGCTGTCCACGCacgaggcggcaggcgatGGACGTGAACGGCGTCGTCGAGGTCCCGCGCAGACGCAGGGTCGATGGTGAAGATGCGGCGCGCCCCTGAGAGAccgcagcgcatgcatcccCGAGAAAAGTGTGCAGAGTGTCGCACGCGCCTAAACTCGAGAAAATCCAAGGAGGTTCGGCTGGGGCCCGCGTGCTCCAGAAGGGAACGGACGCGACGCAGACGGGCaaagacggcggagaggcgaaggcgagaagcgcgggGGAGGTCCGAGCGCGAGGGAAAGCAGGTgaacgaaaagaaggcaggggagcgaggaaacggggaagcggatgaagcgaaacgcgaggaaggagaagaaggaggagaagaggaaggagaagaaggagaaagagaagaggaaggaaaagagaagaaggggaagaaggggaagaggaagagaagaggggcgaaacgaaaggcaggagggagacacacgaggcTGTGTTCGAAATAGCAGACGACAAGGGAGAATGGGTaacggggaagacgcagagggcgTGAAAGGATATGTggacagcgagacacagaggcgtgCATTGTTTTCATCCGCTTCCGTCatgaaagagaggcgaacgacggaaaaagaagagggataTTTGAAACAAGAGGGAAGAATCTCTCACCTCTGAGGTCGACGCGTCTTtttgcttccgcctctgccagacagaaaaaggacgacccgaaacagagaagacccatgggaggcgagaaagggaaataCATCTAAGATTCCTTTTCTTGTGCGAATGTCTAATTAGTTAAATCTATTAAGATTGTAAAGGAAGTCACTAGACTCAGACCACCTTCGTAGAGAGAAGGTGCGACGCCGGCAAggtgcgtgtctcctctcttcgccttttcaaCTGGGCCTCACGTTCGTGCGCGCCGCCCTCCATTTCTCGCTAGGTCTCTAGCCGCCAGCGgaacagaggcgaaagagaggaagtgaATAATCCCGACGAGAGCACCGTACACGAGAGAAATACGTggggagatgaagaggaatcgaaacgcatgcattgCTACCCCCGTTTACGCGCAGAACAGAAATCGATaaatatatctgtatgtggagagaggcagagagacgctaCAGTCGAGTGCAACCCGGCGCGAAAGGTGTGCATGTGACGAGAACAAAGGCGATGCACGTTTTTATGGGCAAAGCGGGAGAACGAGGTATGCAtgggtggagagagaaagcgccaAAGACGAAACCGAAGACACCTGTCGACCGTACCGAAAGACTCTTCTGCCTGGCGCACAATCTCGTCGGTCTCTGCAAGCGCCTCTGCGCTGTGAGGCAACGTATGGGTTTGGAGATCGTTCTGGAGCATGCAGCACTGCAAAGACATTGAAAGCGGAGGAACAGGGTGCGAAGTGCGGAGCGAACCaagacgcagcaggcgagaagaaacgccaGCATCTCGCTCGTGTGCACCACGGGACAgtcgagaagggagagaaaggctggagagagcgagaacgaaaggcagcagaaaaaagggcgaAGGAGCAAAACCATTTCAGCGTTGAAGGAAAACGTACGCGCTCGATCGTCTTCACGGAGTCCGCCGGACCGATATACGTCAATATGCTTCCTGtaggaaagagacacaccatatgcgcatgcatgcagaaacaTCTATACAATAGCACaggcacatgcatatatcttTATTTCTATATACAGATACAAACGTCTGTTTGGTCAAAGTTCGTGTTCACTtcaaggaagaagcgagaggcgatTGCAAGTCTCCAACGACGGAGGGTCACGCACATCCCGACCTAGCGATAGGCCCAACAACGCAGAAACACATATGCggtagacatatatatatatatatatatatatatatatatatatatatatatgtataaatgcATGTACGTGGGGGTCTACAGACTGAAGTAGATTGCTGGACATGAACAGCGAGGTAGACAGGCTCCAATAGAGAGGTTGGGGTGTGAGTAACGAGATCGACACACAGCCATAGATGTACCAGGAATAGACGCTTGACTAGGAAGAATGCGTGATATAAATACAGCCAGTTCCAATATATGTTGGCTCCAGCCCGCCGCATGTCCCCGATGTTAAAAACACAGATACACTCACGcgtagatacatatatacatatatgtagatatatatatatatatatatattatactGCACGGCACCGCGTCGTTGGAGAGCAGGACGGGAGCACGATCACATGCTTGGGATGTGCGCACATTTTCCGACATGCAGGCCTGTATGCAGAAACACATGCGCCTCTAACCTAAACGTAAATATACAATTCATCCCACAGGAGGTGACACACAAAAGACACAAGACAAACACGCATACCCAAACGCATCTTCACAAATACGTACACGCAAATGCACATAcctatacatacacatatctatacatatacagatatatatgcatgcatatatgcatatatatatatatatatatatgtacacgtgTGCCGTGCACGGGTGCCTAGGGGAACCGGATCATGTTCGAACCTCTGGGCAGAACACTGAAGGCGTCCCAGACGTCAATGTTGACGAGGTACAGTCGCTGCTTGTCGAGAAGGCCAGGGAGCGACTCCCACTTCTGTGCTTCTCGAAGAGGAACCAAAATCCAGCTGATGCGTTTGTCTGTTtggaaaaacaaagaagaaagatgTCTTtcggggaagaaaaaaccacCGCacccctttccttctctcccgttttgcCTCTCACTTTCTCTCGGTTCTCTTCTCAGCCGCAACGCAATGCGCAGGCGCTCCAGACACTcgccagcgcatgcagaggtcTTAGTAGAATAACATAAACAAATACATGCCGGTCAATGGGTATCTCTGTTTGTCTGTGTGTACACTCGTGTCTTTTCTTACCAAGAGGAATCGCTCTCAGGAGTGTATCATTCGGAAAAACGGTGGTATCGTCTTCCGGCAAAATGCGGGAGTTCTGCACGGGCACGAAAGGGAACAGGCAAAAACGAGACACGAGTTCTCTGACACTTTGCTTGCCGTtgtccttcccttttccatTCTTCTCATCTCGTTCAtccgcttctcctccttcgttTGAAGCCTCTGCCTTCGtccgttctttctcgtctctcctgcccCGTCTTGTTCCCTTTCGATTCTCCCTTTCActtctcccctcgttttcctctcccttctcacAGCGTGGTTCCCTCGAAGCGTGCAGATGAAAGTCCGGTTGTGGAGGAGTTTCCGGTGCGTCCACGCCGGTGTGGCGGCGACATGCGCGACCTCGGCGTTGCCTCCTTGCGAGCGTCCGTCCAGCGCTACTTCCGCATCGCCTCGAAACTCCGCTCTTCTCAACGCatgctcctcttccttcttgttcgtttctttctcttcctcctccatAACCAGCGGAGGGACTAAGTGTGCTTTCTCATCTGGAGTCAACGTGCGCGtgtcgacgaagacgaccTTTGCGGTCCTCAACAGTTTGCCTGtaaaagacgaaagaagagaaaaagaaaagaggcgtTTTGTGCGAGGCATGACAGCGTGTCGGGGTGCgtgcgcgaggaagcggtAGAAGATAatggcgacagagagagtgtTCGACACCGCTGCGTCaatctcctcttcgcttgtcgcttctctccctcttcttctcttccttctcttcgcctttcgccgGTGAATTTGGAACCCTCCTGTCCTCtttcgcgcgttctctccatctttctgtcggtgtctcctctttctcacTTACCTTCTCGGACCAGGTCCAGGCACGCGGCTTCGCTCAAAGCGTCCTTGGCGCATTCCAAACATTCAAAAATCAGAATCGAAATCTATCTCCAGGCCACCTTCCCCTCCAGAACGGTACATAAACCGAcacataaacatatatacacaaatatatatatatatatgtaaatacaCACACTAtctatatacagatatatgtaCTTTTCACACACATGGCGCAAGAGGAAGTGCTCGCGTGCGGTGGAAAACGCGCCGAGTTTCCCGGATGAGGTGACTGCAGGATCGTTTGAAGAGGTACGCTCAAACTGCGCAACGATCCTGCGAAGCAAAATCTCCGGACTGTGTAAAGTGCAAAACCATTCGATCCGGGGTGGTCCCAGTCTGAGACACGTGGCGTTATGTCGCGTACTTGAGATAGTgaggcgcgagcggctgCGTCGGTAgcgtcgccgagagagaacgcgtcCACAGCTCGGCGCCAAAGCTTGCAATCGTGGAGCTGAACAGACACAGCAGACACGAAGACGCGATTtgcgagacaaaagaggaacGCAAAGGGCGGCAAAGGCAACGGGCGCGTTTCGCTCACTTCCAGAACAACCGTGTCTCCGTGGAAAGCGCGATTTCTGTCTCGGCGGCCTGCAGAGAGCACAAGAGCGACacaggagggcgagagcaACAGATGAGGAACGgtggaaagcgagaagagagcatgCGGAACAAACGGACGAAAGTTCAAAACACAGCCAACGGGGAAACTGGAGGTCTTTCTATCTTCCGCTTTCGTAGTATCCTTATACGTTAGTCAACTTCCTTGGTACCTGTGCCTTTGTGGGGTCTTGTGCACGAGGTATAAACCATATCCTATACATTAGTCTACCACATTCACTGCTGGTGCGTTGAGgacgagacgcgcgcctcgtcaagaggacgaaaacgccACGGTTCTCGGGCTCCTCCAGCGGTGGGAGGCTAAGAACAGGACgcaaaaaacgaaggaaCGTTCACCAAGACCTTTGTAGAAACGGTAGCAGAGCCATTCGGGGTTGCTGCGGCtccattttctctctcgtgttttctctctcgcgggtttgccttcgctttctcttgtctctctgcgttccttGCGTGGCACCAAGTTTCACCTGCGATTAAAAAGTCCGAGAAATGCGGATTTCTGCTGTCTTGCACGTACGCCTCGTCAGTGCGTCCCGCACTCACGCGGAGTACGCCCtgcagacagcgaggaaaaccGCGGAATTGTCCAGCTCGAGGAAACCCCTTCCTTTGATGAttgaggaaaggaagacgtCTTCCCGATCAAAGActggaggcgacagagagggacagagcgCTGCTCAAGGCCTTTGCAAAGGAACTCTGGAACCAGGGCGCAAGAAACGACgcgcgcggaagaaggcgaagcaagaagagagacacatcccaggaagacgacggggagaaaggcgaaaggcaagacgacggagagaggcgaaacgatACCTCTCTGGTTCTTCGACgggtttccgtctctcgtcctctcttttctcagtTCCGCCTCACGTACCTTCATATACACCCCATCAGCCACGCCGACTTGGGCCTTCTGCCAAGACACGTACTCGTCATactgcttcgctctcgctccctgtcgatttcctccctcttcctctaACCGATtccttgcctctccgtcgcgttggcttcttctctctcctgcgccttggtttcctctctcttctagAGGGTGTGCCGCGGTTTCTCGCCCATTTCGTCTGTGTTCGTcatttcttctgtctctcctgaaCGCC
This region of Neospora caninum Liverpool complete genome, chromosome VI genomic DNA includes:
- a CDS encoding putative RNB-like protein domain containing protein, coding for MASIVTRLASRTLATPRREEKMEISDRPAKALSVSATRAASSPASGSPGDVRRSAQARSAFRRDRRNDEHRRNGRETAAHPLEERGNQGAGERRSQRDGEARNRLEEEGGNRQGARAKQYDEYVSWQKAQVGVADGVYMIFDREDVFLSSIIKGRGFLELDNSAVFLAVCRAYSASTIASFGAELWTRSLSATLPTQPLAPHYLKIVAQFERTSSNDPAVTSSGKLGAFSTAREHFLLRHDALSEAACLDLVREGKLLRTAKVVFVDTRTLTPDEKAHLVPPLVMEEEEKETNKKEEEHALRRAEFRGDAEVALDGRSQGGNAEVAHVAATPAWTHRKLLHNRTFICTLRGNHANSRILPEDDTTVFPNDTLLRAIPLDKRISWILVPLREAQKWESLPGLLDKQRLYLVNIDVWDAFSVLPRGSILTYIGPADSVKTIERCCMLQNDLQTHTLPHSAEALAETDEIVRQAEESFEAEAKRRVDLRGARRIFTIDPASARDLDDAVHVHRLPPRAWTAKAPEFEIGVHIADVGHFLRPLCRTDEEARERCTAVYLTHVVFPMLPRALCDSLCSLHLGSPKLTFSVTFRVRKDGSLVKAWRPRFYKSVQVLIDGGDFPPDARPPLASPCASSASLTLGTCGCFVAVSSRASSSRSPASLGRSADASPASRASPEPPAEAGNGEGSPSSFPFAPRAQVLEKCICCGRCTACCECGRDAATTRKDDEGGKDQLPEEGERTPTKEKGDERSGVDVSWKAVVEDLKLLDTLTVGIRKKRFANGSLLLHKATLRFAVDARSRPTGWHLEEHSRSHTLIEELMLLANCLVAERLIASPFSDLSVLRLHPPLLDKQIKSLKAFLSKMEIATDFSSSKATQKTLEDTRKTNGDCAAVAVEALLRKALKLAMYYVHGDTLQPHFALHFDEYTHFTSPIRRYADVLVHRLLACILEWEWRDQTKPPLSAPSSSVSPRGRVGKGEESPALAAFRKNVETICGDKDQLEGLCGQCNAKKMNAKQAQTDCDRFFLAIHLKHRKQPEATVGVVLMLQDRSLVVFLPLLDKEQRIAFQTEDAREQALHSVDTSIQKSVTLPLRFHRASPTEAFSAAPVHVVPTNSVPADFMLTLISPFSPDYARVKARENEAFSFFLAGSMNQRLLLQDSQLSLLSILRPIVSGAEMLGMTESVCASETHERS